In Nicotiana tabacum cultivar K326 chromosome 2, ASM71507v2, whole genome shotgun sequence, the following proteins share a genomic window:
- the LOC107798287 gene encoding vesicle-associated protein 4-1, translating into MAIADHHKPHSSDGKLWKLCPLWQSGTTSSSSSSTQNLHSQNHSHQNGVGSNISRSSTSVTSVARSLLPARRRLRLDPANNLYFPYEPGKQVKSAVKIKNTSKSYVAFKFQTTAPKSCYMRPPGGILEPGESVIATVFKFVEHPENNEKPVDQKSKVKFKIMSLKVKEGTDYVPELFDEQKDQVTIERVLRVVFLDPERPSPALEKLKRQLAEAEAALESRKKPPVETGPKVVGEGLVIDEWKERREKYLARQQVEAVDSV; encoded by the exons ATGGCCATCGCCGACCACCACAAGCCACATAGCTCCGACGGAAAGCTCTGGAAGCTTTGTCCTCTTTGGCAATCAGGAACtacctcttcatcttcttcgtctacACAGAATCTTCACTCTCAGAATCACAGCCACCAAAACGGCGTCGGATCAAATATCTCTCGCTCTTCTACGTCTGTTACCTCCGTTGCCAGATCACTGCTTCCGGCTCGGCGTAGGCTTCGGCTCGATCCAGCTAACAATCTCTACTTTCCTT ATGAACCGGGAAAACAGGTGAAGAGTGCTGTAAAGATTAAGAACACTAGCAAATCTTATGTCGCATTTAAG TTTCAAACTACTGCACCAAAGAGCTGCTACATGCGACCTCCCGGAGGCATTCTCGAACCTGGTGAAAGCGTTATTGCCACTG TCTTCAAGTTTGTCGAGCACCCTGAGAACAATGAAAAGCCTGTAGATCAAAAGAGCAAGGTAAAGTTCAAGATCATGAGCTTGAAGGTGAAAGAAGGAACAGATTACGTACCTGAGTTG TTTGATGAACAAAAGGATCAAGTGACTATTGAACGTGTCCTACGGGTGGTGTTCTTGGACCCGGAACGCCCTTCTCCA GCACTGGAAAAGCTAAAACGTCAGTTGGCTGAAGCTGAGGCAGCATTAGAATCTCGCAAGAAACCTCCAGTTGAAACTGGACCAAAAGTTGTGGGAGAAGGTCTAGTAATAGATGAATGG AAGGAGCGAAGGGAGAAGTACCTAGCTCGGCAGCAGGTTGAGGCCGTTGATTCAGTGTAA